One region of Arvicola amphibius chromosome 3, mArvAmp1.2, whole genome shotgun sequence genomic DNA includes:
- the LOC121677111 gene encoding zinc finger protein 728-like — protein METTEEEMLSFKDVAIVFSAEECEYLSPDQWNLYRDVMLENYSNLVFLGLASSKPSLVTFLEQRQDPSDMKRLAAAATQTGNKCYTGKECDKTLPWNSQPISHQKLNLRMKPYKCEECGKAFPSPSLLCVHKRIHTGEKPYKCDICAEAFCFPSQLTEHKRIHRGLKPYKCEVCGKTFKHPSILRIHKKIHTGEKPYKCEVCGKAFHVQSQLSVHKSIHTGEKPYECEVCGKAFCIPSRLAVHKMIHSGEKTYKCELCGKAFCTPSRLSDHKRIHTGIKPYKCEECGKAFCFPSQLTVHKRIHTEEKPYRCEVCGKSFKCLSVLSEHKSSHTGEKPYKCEVCDRTFRFPSRVSEHMRIHTGEKPFKCEVCGKAFYIPSHLFVHKRIHTGEKPYECEVCGRAFNTSSGLSVHKKIHTEEKPYECEVCGKAFKRPTGLSVHKKIHTGEKPYKCEVCGRAFGNPSGLSIHKMIHTGEKPYKCEVCGKAFRGPSGLCVHKKIHKGETPYKCDVCGRAFYVPSQLSVHKRIHIGEKPYKCEVCGKEFNSPSGLSVHKRIHTGEKPHKCDVCGKAFTRPSGLSKHKSTHTRKKKYKCKVCHQAFTGPSALSKHMDTHSGETPQVKSVSQTLQSSIRTF, from the exons GAAATGTTGTCATTCAAGGATGTGGCCATTGTTTTCTCTGCAGAGGAGTGTGAATACCTGAGCCCTGATCAGTGGAATCTGTACAgggatgtgatgctggagaactaCAGCAACCTCGTGTTCCTGG GACTTGCTTCCTCAAAGCCTTCCCTGGTCACATTTCTGGAGCAAAGACAAGACCCTTCAGACATGAAGAGACTTGCAGCAGCTGCCACGCAAACAG GAAACAAATGCTATACAGGCAAAGAATGTGACAAAACCCTTCCTTGGAACTCACAACCTATTAGCCACCAGAAACTTAACTTAAGAATGAAGCCATATAAGTGTGaagaatgtgggaaagccttccctTCTCCGTCGTTACTTTGTGTACACAAGagaattcatacaggagagaaaccctacaagtgtgatATATGTGCTGAGGCCTTCTGTTTTCCATCACAACTTACTGAACACAAGAGAATTCATAGAGGACTaaaaccctacaagtgtgaagtaTGTGGCAAAACCTTCAAACATCCATCAATACTTCGTATACACAAGAAAAtccatacaggagagaaaccctacaagtgtgaagtaTGTGGCAAGGCTTTCCATGTTCAATCACAACTTTCTGTACACAAAAgcattcatactggagagaaaccctatgagtgTGAAGTGTGTGGCAAGGCCTTCTGCATTCCATCAAGACTTGCTGTACACAAAATGATTCATTCAGGGGAGAAAACCTACAAGTGTGAGTTATGTGGCAAGGCCTTCTGTACTCCATCACGGCTTTCTGATCATAAGAGAATTCATACAGGAATtaaaccctacaagtgtgaagaatgtggcAAGGCCTTCTGTTTTCCATCACAACTTACTGTACATAAGCGAATTCATACAGAAGAGAAACCCTACAGGTGTGAAgtatgtgggaagtccttcaaaTGTTTGTCAGTCCTATCTGAACACAAGAGCAGTCACAcgggagagaaaccctataagtGTGAAGTGTGTGACAGGACCTTCAGGTTTCCGTCACGAGTTTCTGAACACATGagaattcatacaggagagaaaccttttAAGTGTGAGGTATGTGGCAAGGCCTTCTATATTCCATCACATCTTTTTGTACACAAAAggattcatacaggagagaaaccctatgagtgTGAAGTATGTGGCAGGGCCTTCAATACTTCATCAGGACTTTCTGTCCACAAGAAAATTCATACAGAAGAGAAACCTTACGAGTGTGAAGTATGTGGCAAAGCCTTTAAACGTCCAACAGGACTTTCTGTCCACAAGAAAattcacacaggagagaaaccataCAAGTGTGAAGTGTGTGGCAGGGCCTTCGGTAATCCATCAGGACTTTCTATACATAAGATGATTCATACAGGAGAAAAGCCCTACAAGTGTGAAGTGTGTGGCAAAGCCTTCAGAGGTCCATCAGGACTCTGTGTACACAAGAAAATTCATAAAGGAGAGACACCCTACAAGTGTGACGTATGTGGTAGGGCCTTCTATGTTCCTTCACAACTTTCTGTACACAAAAGGATTCATATAGGAGAGAAACCATACAAGTGTGAAGTATGTGGAAAGGAGTTCAATAGTCCATCTGGACTTTCTGTACACAAGAggattcatacaggagagaaaccccacAAATGTGATGTATGTGGCAAGGCCTTTACTCGTCCTTCTGGACTTTCTAAACACAAGAGTACccatacaagaaagaaaaaatacaagtgTAAAGTATGTCACCAGGCCTTTACTGGTCCATCAGCACTATCTAAACATATGGATACTCATTCAGGAGAGACCCCACAAGTGAAGAGTGTGTCACAAACCCTTCAGTCATCCATCAGGACTTTCTGA